The proteins below come from a single Conger conger chromosome 10, fConCon1.1, whole genome shotgun sequence genomic window:
- the tcea2 gene encoding transcription elongation factor A protein 2 isoform X1, protein MAKEQEVERIAKKLDKMVNKKNTDGAIDLLKELKNMKMSLETLQSTRIGMSVNAVRKQSAEEEVQSLAKSLIKSWKKLLDGSDSKMEKKKDPCPLTSSSRDSPGSSDGSSSKKQETPKTPTTPTTPTTPTTPKFTTFPPPPVTTDNVRTKCRELLVAALQTDDDFKTIGADCEAMAAQIEDCIFQEFKSTDMKYKSRLRSRISNLKDQKNPDLRRNVLCGNISPERIAAMSAEEMASAELKEMRKALTKESIREHQLSKVGGTETDMFICGKCKGKNCTYTQVQTRSADEPMTTFVLCNECGNRWKFC, encoded by the exons ATGGCGAAGGAACAAGAAGTCGAGCGCATTGCTAAAAAGCTTGATAAGATGGTGAATAAGAAAAATACA GACGGGGCTATTGATTTGCTGAAGGagctgaaaaacatgaaaatgtcatTGGAAACGCTGCAG TCCACCAGGATCGGCATGTCGGTGAACGCGGTGAGGAAGCAGAGCGCTGAGGAGGAAGTGCAGAGTTTGGCCAAGTCCCTCATAAAGTCATGGAAGAAACTGCTGG ATGGTTCTGACAGCAAGATGGAGAAGAAAAAAGACCCTTGTCCTTTAACGTCCTCCTCCAGAGACAGCCCAGGGTCTAGTGATGGGAG ttcaaGCAAAAAACAAGAAACCCCAAAGACTCCCACTACCCCTACCACTCCAACCACGCCCACCACCCCGAAGTTCACCACCTTTCCGCCTCCTCCTGTCACCACTGACAATGTCCGCACCAAGTGCCGGGAGCTGCTGGTGGCGGCCCTGCAGACGGATG ACGATTTCAAGACGATTGGAGCAGATTGTGAGGCCATGGCAGCACAGATTGAAGATT GCATCTTCCAGGAGTTCAAGTCCACAGACATGAAGTACAAGAGCCGGCTGAGGAGCCGCATCTCAAACCTGAAGGACCAGAAGAACCCGGACCTGCGCCGGAACGTTCTCTGCGGAAACATCTCTCCTGAGCGCATCGCTGCCATGAGCGCAGAG GAAATGGCGAGTGCTGAGCTAAAGGAGATGAGGAAGGCCCTGACCAAGGAGTCTATCCGTGAGCACCAGCTCTCCAAAGTGGGCGGTACAGAGACTGACATGTTCATCTGTGGGAAGTGCAAAGGGAAGAACTGCACCTACACCCAG GTGCAAACCCGCAGTGCTGATGAGCCCATGACTACTTTTGTACTGTGTAACGAGTGTGGGAACAGGTGGAAG
- the tcea2 gene encoding transcription elongation factor A protein 2 isoform X2: MCGSVKTLCLQSTRIGMSVNAVRKQSAEEEVQSLAKSLIKSWKKLLDGSDSKMEKKKDPCPLTSSSRDSPGSSDGSSSKKQETPKTPTTPTTPTTPTTPKFTTFPPPPVTTDNVRTKCRELLVAALQTDDDFKTIGADCEAMAAQIEDCIFQEFKSTDMKYKSRLRSRISNLKDQKNPDLRRNVLCGNISPERIAAMSAEEMASAELKEMRKALTKESIREHQLSKVGGTETDMFICGKCKGKNCTYTQVQTRSADEPMTTFVLCNECGNRWKFC; this comes from the exons ATGTGCGGCTCTGTGAAAACGCTGTGCTTGCAGTCCACCAGGATCGGCATGTCGGTGAACGCGGTGAGGAAGCAGAGCGCTGAGGAGGAAGTGCAGAGTTTGGCCAAGTCCCTCATAAAGTCATGGAAGAAACTGCTGG ATGGTTCTGACAGCAAGATGGAGAAGAAAAAAGACCCTTGTCCTTTAACGTCCTCCTCCAGAGACAGCCCAGGGTCTAGTGATGGGAG ttcaaGCAAAAAACAAGAAACCCCAAAGACTCCCACTACCCCTACCACTCCAACCACGCCCACCACCCCGAAGTTCACCACCTTTCCGCCTCCTCCTGTCACCACTGACAATGTCCGCACCAAGTGCCGGGAGCTGCTGGTGGCGGCCCTGCAGACGGATG ACGATTTCAAGACGATTGGAGCAGATTGTGAGGCCATGGCAGCACAGATTGAAGATT GCATCTTCCAGGAGTTCAAGTCCACAGACATGAAGTACAAGAGCCGGCTGAGGAGCCGCATCTCAAACCTGAAGGACCAGAAGAACCCGGACCTGCGCCGGAACGTTCTCTGCGGAAACATCTCTCCTGAGCGCATCGCTGCCATGAGCGCAGAG GAAATGGCGAGTGCTGAGCTAAAGGAGATGAGGAAGGCCCTGACCAAGGAGTCTATCCGTGAGCACCAGCTCTCCAAAGTGGGCGGTACAGAGACTGACATGTTCATCTGTGGGAAGTGCAAAGGGAAGAACTGCACCTACACCCAG GTGCAAACCCGCAGTGCTGATGAGCCCATGACTACTTTTGTACTGTGTAACGAGTGTGGGAACAGGTGGAAG